In Vibrio sp. STUT-A11, a genomic segment contains:
- a CDS encoding ABC transporter transmembrane domain-containing protein — translation MKQTSTFRRLLSYPLSQPKPMLKGLGLLFIAALASAGGPWLIQYFIDEHIAKGDYSQGVLITLAAGYIALQVISATFQYFQSLQFSMVATNTIKTIRKQVFAGVIKQPLSAFDYTPAGKLVSRITNDTESLQQFYELLIATVVKNAVMILVMLGVMFFMSWQLTLVVLVLLPIVIGFMYLFKQLSTESYRRMRDLLTDINANLSESIQGMSVVQLMQQEARFNQQFNDLTAEHLVASKRVIRLNGYLLRPLMDLLAGLALMSLVAIFGFNGVEVIGVGVLYAFISYLARVTEPLIEMTQQLALLQQALVSSERVFELIDAKEQTYGDDQKAIKTGSIEIKNLTFSYDGKQDVLKDISIKADHQDFIALVGHTGSGKSTLASLLMGFYPTEVGELLIDGRPLNTLAKHVLRKDVAMVQQDPHILPDSVRENVSLGRPVEDTEIWDALDKVGLSEQIRRYPNGLDTQLGQGETNLSAGQKQLLALARVLVAKPKILILDEATANIDSGTEALIQKSLAVLRQNMTLIVIAHRLSTILDADQIVVLHHGDLVEKGTHKSLLAQDGRYAQMYQLQQASRHLQEIEEEEANQLEEAV, via the coding sequence ATGAAACAGACAAGTACATTTAGGCGGTTGTTGTCTTACCCATTGTCACAACCAAAGCCGATGCTAAAGGGGCTAGGTCTGCTGTTTATCGCCGCATTAGCCAGCGCAGGTGGGCCTTGGTTGATTCAATACTTTATCGATGAACACATTGCCAAAGGGGATTACTCACAAGGTGTCTTGATCACGTTAGCTGCTGGCTACATTGCACTTCAGGTGATTTCAGCGACTTTCCAATACTTTCAGTCATTGCAGTTCAGTATGGTCGCAACCAACACCATTAAAACGATTCGTAAGCAAGTATTCGCTGGCGTGATTAAGCAACCACTTTCTGCCTTTGATTACACACCTGCGGGAAAGTTGGTCTCGCGAATTACTAACGATACCGAGTCTCTCCAGCAGTTCTATGAGCTCTTGATTGCGACGGTGGTAAAAAATGCCGTAATGATCCTCGTGATGCTGGGCGTCATGTTCTTTATGAGCTGGCAGCTAACACTGGTTGTTTTGGTACTGCTTCCAATCGTGATTGGTTTTATGTATCTGTTTAAACAGCTCAGCACAGAAAGTTATCGCAGAATGCGGGATTTGCTTACTGACATTAACGCTAACTTAAGTGAGTCAATCCAAGGGATGAGCGTTGTTCAGTTAATGCAACAAGAAGCACGTTTTAACCAACAGTTTAATGACCTTACTGCAGAGCACCTAGTCGCTTCTAAGCGAGTCATTCGTTTAAACGGCTATCTATTACGTCCATTAATGGATCTGTTAGCCGGTCTTGCTTTGATGAGTCTGGTTGCTATCTTTGGTTTCAATGGCGTCGAGGTGATTGGTGTCGGTGTACTTTATGCGTTCATCAGTTACTTGGCTCGTGTTACTGAACCCTTGATTGAAATGACCCAACAGCTTGCTTTGTTGCAACAGGCATTAGTATCAAGTGAGCGAGTATTTGAACTCATTGATGCAAAAGAGCAAACGTATGGCGATGATCAAAAAGCGATCAAAACTGGCTCTATCGAGATTAAAAACCTGACGTTTAGCTACGATGGAAAGCAAGACGTATTAAAAGACATCTCTATTAAAGCCGATCATCAAGACTTTATTGCCTTAGTTGGTCATACAGGAAGCGGAAAAAGTACCCTAGCCTCGCTGCTAATGGGATTTTACCCAACAGAAGTTGGCGAATTGCTAATTGATGGCCGTCCGCTCAATACGCTAGCCAAGCATGTGCTGCGTAAAGACGTGGCAATGGTTCAACAAGACCCTCATATACTTCCCGACTCAGTTAGGGAGAACGTTTCTTTGGGTCGCCCCGTTGAAGACACTGAAATATGGGATGCATTAGATAAGGTAGGTTTATCGGAGCAGATCCGTCGTTATCCTAACGGGCTGGATACTCAGTTAGGTCAGGGGGAAACTAACCTTTCCGCAGGTCAGAAGCAACTGCTTGCTTTGGCAAGGGTATTAGTGGCGAAACCAAAAATTCTCATTCTGGATGAAGCAACGGCAAACATTGACTCCGGGACTGAAGCTTTGATTCAAAAGAGTTTAGCGGTATTACGTCAGAATATGACTTTGATTGTAATCGCTCACCGATTGTCTACGATCTTGGATGCCGATCAGATTGTGGTTCTTCATCATGGTGATTTAGTTGAAAAAGGTACGCACAAATCACTTCTTGCACAAGATGGCCGCTATGCGCAAATGTATCAATTGCAACAGGCTAGCAGACATTTACAAGAAATTGAGGAAGAGGAAGCGAATCAATTAGAAGAAGCGGTTTAG
- a CDS encoding ABC transporter transmembrane domain-containing protein: MRIFWQLRWYFKQKWKHYVGSILLLALISVLQLIPPKAVGVIVDGVVDNTLETSTLIMWLLGLTAIFVTIYVCRILWRIWLFGASWELGTILRNKLYRHLSTQPPRFFERYKTGDLMARGTNDVRNIVMTAGEGVLTAADSLITGIAVLIVMVTQVSWKLTVMALLPMPFLAIIIFYIVRILHQRFRIAQEAFSTMSDMTQESLNGVRMLRAFGLEKQEQQRFEDVVDDTGAKNIAVARVDARFDPAIQLTIGLSFLLSVAAGAYLVDKGEISLGDLTAFTMYLGLMIWPMLAFAFLFNILERGSAAWNRLQEIFDEQPEIVSGDTPLQDKPLPLQINIDSFYWSRDLPPALADINVTLEPGKMLGIAGPVGSGKSTLLTLLFRQHDLENGTIKFGDVSIKDAQLPQWRNRFAVVNQSPFLFSKSIFDNIALGNPNASKEAVYRAAKLACIHDDIEKFPDGYNTEVGEKGITLSGGQKQRIAIARAMLLNAQVLVLDDALSAVDGRTEHQILKNLETHYRDQALIVIAHRLTALKSADEIIVLNHGHITERGRHHLLEQNQGWYAEMLQYQKLEQAMEEE, from the coding sequence ATGAGAATTTTCTGGCAGCTACGTTGGTATTTCAAACAGAAATGGAAACACTACGTTGGCTCTATTTTACTATTGGCACTGATCTCTGTCCTCCAACTGATACCGCCAAAAGCGGTAGGCGTGATTGTTGATGGTGTCGTCGATAACACTTTAGAAACAAGCACGTTAATTATGTGGTTGTTAGGTCTTACCGCAATATTCGTTACGATCTACGTATGCAGAATATTGTGGCGCATTTGGCTGTTTGGCGCGAGTTGGGAGTTAGGAACCATCCTGCGTAACAAGCTGTACCGCCACCTTTCAACTCAACCACCGCGCTTTTTTGAACGTTATAAAACTGGCGACTTAATGGCTCGTGGTACCAATGATGTCAGAAACATTGTAATGACTGCTGGCGAAGGTGTACTTACCGCCGCAGACTCGTTAATTACAGGCATTGCGGTTCTTATCGTGATGGTGACTCAAGTAAGCTGGAAGTTAACGGTTATGGCGCTTTTGCCTATGCCGTTTCTTGCCATCATCATTTTCTACATTGTGCGTATCCTTCACCAACGCTTCCGCATAGCGCAAGAAGCTTTTTCTACAATGTCAGATATGACTCAAGAGTCATTGAATGGTGTTCGCATGTTGCGTGCATTCGGCTTAGAGAAGCAAGAGCAACAACGTTTCGAAGATGTAGTGGACGACACAGGCGCGAAGAATATCGCAGTTGCGCGTGTGGATGCGCGTTTTGACCCTGCTATCCAACTGACGATTGGCCTCTCCTTTTTACTCAGCGTCGCTGCAGGTGCGTACCTTGTCGATAAGGGGGAGATCTCTCTTGGTGACTTAACCGCTTTCACTATGTATCTAGGCCTTATGATTTGGCCAATGTTGGCGTTTGCTTTCCTATTCAACATTTTGGAACGTGGTTCGGCTGCATGGAATCGTCTGCAAGAAATCTTTGATGAGCAACCTGAAATTGTCAGTGGCGATACTCCGCTGCAAGATAAGCCTCTGCCCCTGCAAATCAATATCGATTCGTTTTATTGGTCGAGAGATTTACCGCCTGCCCTAGCGGATATCAATGTGACGTTAGAGCCAGGAAAAATGTTAGGTATTGCTGGCCCGGTTGGAAGCGGCAAATCGACATTATTGACGCTACTTTTCCGTCAGCATGATTTGGAAAACGGCACGATTAAATTTGGTGATGTATCAATTAAAGACGCTCAACTTCCGCAATGGCGAAACCGCTTTGCTGTGGTTAATCAAAGTCCATTCCTGTTCTCAAAATCGATCTTTGACAATATTGCATTGGGTAATCCAAATGCATCCAAAGAAGCAGTGTACCGAGCAGCAAAACTGGCCTGTATTCACGATGACATTGAGAAGTTTCCAGATGGATACAACACCGAAGTGGGCGAAAAAGGCATCACGCTTTCTGGTGGCCAAAAACAGCGTATTGCGATTGCGCGAGCCATGTTACTCAATGCTCAGGTCCTCGTTCTGGATGATGCATTGTCTGCTGTTGATGGACGCACTGAGCACCAGATTTTGAAGAACCTGGAAACACACTATCGTGATCAAGCCTTAATCGTGATTGCTCATCGTTTAACAGCCCTCAAATCGGCTGATGAGATTATCGTCCTCAATCACGGTCACATTACAGAGCGTGGTCGCCATCATCTATTAGAGCAAAACCAAGGATGGTACGCGGAAATGCTTCAGTACCAGAAACTAGAACAGGCAATGGAGGAGGAATAG
- a CDS encoding DNA-3-methyladenine glycosylase I yields MTIEKFDAIYQRAAERKGGKDQLEALLTHPLSKTELAAIPDDRWLAAFSMKVFQSGISWSVVRKKWPNFEEVFFGFKIEPLLMLSDEQWETKATDERIIRHLTKVMSIPANARMIHEASIEYGSFGKMVADWPQENITELWAYLKKHGKRLGGNTGPYTLRQMGADTFIISNDVEAYLRNCKIIEGGKDTKKSLDAANKAFIQLQKESGRSLTEISQIIAFSTGDNRI; encoded by the coding sequence ATGACCATTGAAAAATTTGACGCGATTTACCAACGCGCCGCCGAACGTAAAGGCGGTAAAGACCAACTTGAAGCCCTGCTTACTCATCCGTTAAGTAAAACAGAGTTAGCCGCTATTCCTGATGACCGTTGGTTAGCTGCATTTTCAATGAAAGTATTTCAAAGTGGCATTTCATGGAGTGTGGTGCGTAAAAAATGGCCAAACTTTGAAGAGGTCTTTTTTGGTTTCAAAATCGAGCCATTACTTATGCTTTCCGATGAACAGTGGGAAACAAAAGCGACAGACGAACGCATTATTCGCCACTTGACGAAAGTGATGTCGATTCCCGCGAACGCTCGCATGATTCATGAAGCGAGCATTGAATACGGATCATTCGGCAAAATGGTGGCGGATTGGCCCCAGGAAAACATCACGGAACTGTGGGCTTATTTAAAAAAACACGGTAAACGCTTGGGCGGAAATACCGGACCATATACCTTACGCCAGATGGGTGCAGATACATTTATTATCTCTAACGATGTAGAGGCTTACCTGCGTAACTGCAAGATCATCGAAGGTGGCAAAGACACTAAGAAGTCTCTGGATGCAGCCAATAAAGCCTTTATTCAGTTGCAAAAAGAGAGTGGCCGAAGCTTAACGGAAATCAGTCAGATCATCGCATTTAGCACGGGTGATAATCGCATCTAA
- a CDS encoding Hsp70 family protein codes for MASPRFLVGIDLGTTNTVVAYCEITDNLEQSEVSLFDIDQLVGPGEVVRKPLLPSFRYHPAQGQVSPSDLTLPWENQPVSGDIKNVIVGEWARELGAKVEGRQVSSAKSWLSHQAVDRSSDILPWAGAQDVDKVSPVIASASYLNHIRQAWNYRHPSNKLEDQDVVVTVPASFDETARKLTLEAAELAGLKKIVLLEEPQAVCYDWYARHQKTAADELRELPLILVCDVGGGTTDLSLIEAKFNNDELGLDRIGVGEHLMLGGDNLDLALAHLAESRFNQNKKLTAASLTKLIQQTRKAKENLLSSNAPEEVKITMLGSGSKLLGGTKSIALSKQEVHQIALDGFFPLSEFNEVPDKRRSAVVEFGLPYVADPAVSKHVAEFLTQHQQVSRSALGIEDEKQNAIPVGLLLNGGVFNSDLVTERVTTLLSDWRGAPVTVLDNPHPDWSVALGAVAFGKARRGAQLKIGGGAARSYFLHLQEKNKMGKALCLLAKGTEEGHEIRLSGRRFSLTLGEPVRFNLLTSTHDTLSNNTAIQNGVMVDVDPDLFVPLPPYITTLEGEGAELHANQKERVEVQLACQLTEVGTLKMECVSAEDDTKRWALEFEVRNKQADDNEEVQLHPKLNECKELVARLYSGNKKSADSKEIKTLAKDLEKKLGKRDEWDFTTLRQLFDAFAQGRKRRRRSEQHEKNWLRLAGFALRPGFGDPTDSWRIEQIWGLYQQNIQFKNHQGWTDWWVFWRRIAGGLNQEQQETILADIAKYLHPGAMKNPQSAKTAQDMGYESMVRLSASLENLEVEDKVLLATWFLSKAINHNQFQQAHWWAMGRLASRTPLYGSQHSVIPREQAEQWLPKLLEQNWQKEPMIAFAAVMICRKTGDRLFDISDDYRELVLAKLKQSKVPESWVSLVEEVKELSDSESKRVFGDALPSGLTLVHH; via the coding sequence ATGGCATCTCCTCGTTTTCTAGTCGGTATTGACCTTGGCACGACAAACACTGTGGTCGCCTATTGTGAAATCACCGACAACCTTGAACAATCCGAAGTATCCCTATTTGATATCGACCAGTTAGTTGGTCCTGGTGAAGTGGTTCGTAAACCGCTGTTACCCTCTTTCCGTTACCACCCGGCTCAGGGACAAGTTTCCCCGTCTGATTTAACCCTGCCTTGGGAAAATCAGCCTGTTTCTGGCGACATTAAAAATGTCATCGTCGGTGAATGGGCACGTGAACTAGGCGCGAAAGTCGAAGGACGTCAGGTATCGAGCGCAAAAAGTTGGCTCTCCCATCAAGCGGTCGACCGTAGCTCAGACATTCTTCCTTGGGCTGGCGCGCAAGACGTTGATAAAGTCTCACCGGTTATTGCCAGCGCCAGTTACCTGAACCATATCCGCCAGGCATGGAACTATCGTCATCCGAGTAACAAACTGGAAGACCAAGACGTCGTGGTTACTGTCCCTGCATCGTTCGATGAAACGGCACGTAAACTCACCCTTGAAGCAGCCGAGCTTGCCGGATTGAAGAAGATCGTCCTGCTCGAAGAGCCGCAAGCGGTATGTTACGACTGGTATGCTCGCCACCAAAAAACGGCGGCCGATGAACTCAGAGAACTACCTCTTATCTTAGTTTGCGACGTAGGTGGTGGTACGACCGACTTAAGCTTGATTGAAGCTAAGTTTAACAATGATGAGTTAGGGTTGGACCGCATAGGCGTTGGCGAACACCTTATGCTGGGTGGTGATAACCTCGACCTGGCATTGGCGCACTTAGCAGAAAGCCGTTTCAATCAAAACAAAAAGCTGACAGCAGCAAGCCTGACTAAGCTGATTCAGCAAACCCGAAAAGCGAAAGAGAACCTGCTTTCTTCAAACGCACCTGAAGAAGTGAAAATCACCATGCTGGGTAGCGGCTCAAAACTACTTGGTGGTACCAAGAGCATCGCGCTGAGTAAACAAGAAGTACACCAAATTGCCCTGGATGGCTTCTTCCCGCTTTCTGAATTTAATGAAGTACCCGACAAACGACGCAGTGCCGTTGTCGAGTTTGGGCTGCCTTACGTCGCAGATCCTGCAGTAAGTAAACACGTAGCCGAGTTCCTAACTCAGCATCAGCAAGTGTCGCGATCTGCACTAGGCATAGAAGACGAAAAACAAAACGCGATTCCAGTCGGCTTACTACTCAATGGTGGTGTGTTTAACAGTGACCTTGTCACTGAGCGTGTCACTACCCTACTCTCAGACTGGCGCGGCGCTCCCGTCACGGTTTTGGATAACCCGCATCCTGATTGGTCTGTCGCACTTGGCGCCGTTGCCTTTGGTAAAGCGCGTCGTGGAGCACAGCTAAAAATCGGTGGTGGTGCTGCTCGTTCTTACTTCCTTCATCTGCAAGAAAAAAACAAAATGGGCAAAGCGCTTTGTTTACTGGCAAAAGGGACGGAAGAAGGCCATGAGATTCGCTTAAGTGGTCGTCGATTCTCTCTCACACTTGGCGAGCCGGTTCGATTTAATCTTCTTACCTCCACCCACGATACGCTGAGCAACAACACTGCGATTCAAAATGGTGTGATGGTTGACGTTGATCCTGACTTATTTGTTCCACTTCCGCCATACATCACCACATTAGAAGGCGAAGGTGCTGAGCTGCACGCAAACCAAAAAGAGCGTGTCGAGGTACAACTCGCTTGCCAGTTAACGGAAGTGGGCACACTCAAAATGGAATGTGTCAGCGCAGAAGACGACACTAAACGTTGGGCGCTAGAGTTTGAAGTACGTAACAAACAAGCGGACGACAACGAAGAAGTACAACTTCATCCAAAGTTGAATGAGTGTAAGGAGCTGGTGGCTCGTCTTTACAGCGGTAATAAGAAAAGCGCCGACAGTAAAGAGATCAAAACCTTAGCCAAAGATCTTGAGAAGAAACTAGGTAAGCGTGATGAATGGGACTTCACAACGCTTCGTCAGCTATTCGATGCATTTGCTCAAGGCAGAAAACGCCGCCGTCGTTCAGAGCAACATGAAAAGAACTGGCTTCGACTTGCGGGCTTTGCATTGCGCCCGGGGTTTGGTGATCCAACCGATTCTTGGCGTATCGAACAGATTTGGGGACTTTACCAACAAAACATTCAGTTTAAAAACCATCAAGGATGGACAGACTGGTGGGTATTCTGGCGTCGTATTGCTGGTGGCTTAAACCAGGAGCAACAAGAAACGATTTTGGCTGACATTGCTAAATATTTGCATCCAGGAGCAATGAAGAATCCACAATCCGCCAAAACTGCGCAAGACATGGGCTACGAGTCAATGGTTCGACTGTCAGCGTCGCTGGAAAATCTGGAAGTCGAAGATAAAGTGCTTTTGGCAACGTGGTTCCTCAGTAAAGCCATTAACCATAATCAATTCCAACAAGCACACTGGTGGGCAATGGGCCGACTTGCATCTCGTACTCCACTGTACGGCAGCCAACACAGTGTTATTCCCCGTGAGCAAGCAGAACAGTGGCTTCCAAAACTGTTAGAACAAAACTGGCAAAAAGAACCAATGATCGCGTTTGCCGCCGTGATGATTTGTCGTAAAACAGGAGACCGCTTGTTTGACATCTCAGATGACTATCGCGAGCTGGTTCTGGCGAAGCTGAAACAAAGTAAAGTGCCTGAGTCTTGGGTCTCTTTGGTTGAAGAAGTTAAAGAACTTTCTGATAGTGAATCGAAGCGTGTCTTCGGTGATGCACTCCCAAGCGGCTTAACGCTGGTTCATCACTAG
- a CDS encoding Hsp70 family protein, whose translation MEHMNQDNTSQEENIQEMAEQQSPQFSVGIDLGTTHCVMSFVDTHDEDARVEVMPIPQLTAPGTVETRSQLGSFLYQPHEHEMNPQSRVLPWSSEPKALVGAIARNLGSKTPIRLIASAKSWLCHGGVNRRDAFLPAGSPEEVEKVSPLRATELYLEHLKDAWNHTHPNHKLADQEVTITVPASFDPAARDLTAEAARNVGFVHLTLLEEPQAALYNWIDNSNDKWRDEVEVGDIVLVVDIGGGTTDLSLVEVTEDDGNLSLSRIAVGEHILLGGDNMDLALAYRLKMKLAQEGKDLQPWQVQAMTHACRDAKEALLNDSELQSVPIVVPSRGSKLLGATLKTELTQEEVQQTLVDGFFPQVAITDHPVQRNRGALTQMGLPYAQDAGITRHIAAFLSKQANAQSGAESAPEQDYNPFANMPGMPGADAAQSADFIKPTAILFNGGVLKSTLLASRLEDTINEWLLEADTEMAKRLTGVDLDLAVASGAAYYGSVRRGQGVRIRGGIASAYYVGIESAMPAIPGMAPPMEALCVAPFGMEEGSSVDVPSQEFGLIIGQPVNFQFFGSTVRRDDLAGTHLDHWAPEELEELPEIQVTLPVSEGRREGEVVPVTLASRVTELGTLYLEAIAADNGQKWHVEFDVREDAKSDSNEEE comes from the coding sequence ATGGAACACATGAACCAAGATAACACTTCTCAAGAAGAAAACATCCAAGAGATGGCTGAACAGCAGTCTCCTCAGTTCAGCGTTGGTATTGACTTGGGTACAACACACTGTGTGATGTCTTTTGTCGATACTCACGATGAAGATGCTCGTGTAGAAGTCATGCCAATCCCGCAATTAACGGCACCTGGAACAGTAGAAACTCGCAGCCAACTTGGCTCGTTCCTGTACCAACCTCACGAACACGAAATGAATCCGCAATCACGCGTACTGCCGTGGTCTAGTGAGCCTAAAGCACTGGTTGGTGCGATTGCTCGTAACTTAGGTTCAAAAACGCCAATTCGCTTGATTGCCAGTGCTAAATCGTGGCTTTGTCATGGCGGCGTAAACCGTCGTGATGCATTCCTGCCAGCTGGTAGCCCTGAAGAAGTCGAAAAAGTATCCCCTCTTCGTGCAACCGAGTTGTACCTTGAGCACCTTAAAGACGCCTGGAACCACACTCATCCTAATCATAAGCTCGCTGATCAAGAGGTGACGATTACTGTTCCTGCATCGTTCGACCCAGCGGCACGTGACCTGACGGCAGAAGCGGCGCGCAACGTTGGTTTTGTGCATCTGACACTACTAGAAGAGCCTCAGGCTGCGCTTTACAACTGGATCGACAACAGTAACGACAAATGGCGTGACGAAGTTGAAGTGGGCGACATCGTTCTGGTCGTTGATATCGGTGGTGGTACAACCGACCTTTCTTTGGTGGAAGTAACTGAAGATGACGGTAACCTGTCACTTAGCCGTATTGCCGTCGGTGAGCACATCCTGCTTGGCGGTGACAACATGGACCTTGCCCTTGCGTACCGCTTAAAAATGAAGCTTGCGCAAGAAGGCAAAGATCTACAACCGTGGCAAGTTCAGGCAATGACACACGCTTGCCGTGATGCAAAAGAAGCGCTTCTGAACGACAGCGAGCTGCAATCTGTGCCAATCGTTGTTCCTAGCCGTGGTTCTAAACTGCTTGGCGCAACGCTTAAGACCGAACTGACGCAGGAAGAAGTACAGCAAACGCTGGTTGATGGTTTCTTCCCACAAGTTGCGATTACTGATCACCCTGTTCAACGTAACCGTGGTGCACTAACGCAAATGGGTCTTCCTTACGCTCAGGACGCAGGTATCACGCGTCACATTGCGGCATTCTTGTCTAAGCAAGCAAACGCACAAAGTGGCGCAGAATCGGCTCCAGAGCAAGACTACAATCCATTTGCGAATATGCCGGGCATGCCGGGCGCTGATGCCGCTCAATCAGCAGATTTCATCAAACCAACCGCGATTCTGTTTAACGGCGGTGTGCTGAAGTCAACGCTACTGGCCTCTCGCTTAGAAGACACCATTAACGAATGGTTGCTTGAAGCAGATACCGAAATGGCAAAACGTCTGACTGGTGTTGATCTCGATCTTGCGGTAGCAAGCGGCGCGGCTTACTACGGCTCAGTTCGTCGTGGTCAGGGCGTCCGTATTCGCGGTGGTATCGCTTCGGCTTACTACGTAGGTATCGAAAGTGCAATGCCAGCGATTCCGGGTATGGCACCTCCAATGGAAGCCCTATGTGTGGCACCATTTGGTATGGAAGAAGGCTCAAGTGTTGACGTACCAAGCCAGGAGTTTGGTCTGATTATCGGCCAGCCAGTAAACTTCCAGTTCTTCGGTTCGACAGTACGCCGTGATGATCTGGCAGGTACTCATCTTGATCACTGGGCACCAGAAGAGCTTGAAGAGTTACCAGAAATTCAAGTCACTCTACCAGTATCCGAAGGTCGTCGTGAAGGCGAAGTGGTTCCTGTCACTCTGGCATCTCGCGTCACTGAGCTTGGTACGCTTTACCTGGAAGCAATTGCCGCCGACAACGGTCAAAAATGGCACGTTGAGTTCGATGTGCGTGAAGACGCAAAAAGTGACTCAAACGAAGAAGAATAA
- a CDS encoding DUF2760 domain-containing protein gives MNIDLNLIPQTFDMLHAGLAASSVLLLLVAVSRKSKVIEKVVEKPVEKIVEVEKPVEKIVEVEKVVEVEKVVEKVVEVESKLATASTDSAMQLLSIMQQEARLIDFLQEDLTSFSDEEVGAAARVIHTGGQKVLSDYVTLAHVRNEDEETRITVEENFNPQEIRLTGNVTGSAPFHGTLVHKGWKATSMNLPKLADNYDASVIAPAEVEL, from the coding sequence ATGAACATTGATTTGAACCTAATTCCTCAAACGTTCGATATGCTTCACGCTGGTCTTGCTGCTTCGAGCGTATTGCTTTTACTGGTTGCTGTATCACGTAAATCGAAAGTGATTGAGAAAGTAGTAGAAAAGCCGGTTGAGAAAATCGTCGAGGTTGAAAAACCTGTCGAGAAAATCGTTGAAGTTGAAAAAGTGGTTGAAGTTGAGAAAGTGGTAGAAAAAGTGGTTGAGGTTGAATCAAAACTGGCAACCGCTTCTACTGACTCGGCAATGCAACTGCTTTCTATTATGCAGCAAGAAGCTCGCCTAATTGACTTCCTACAAGAAGACTTAACGTCATTCTCAGATGAAGAAGTTGGCGCGGCCGCTCGTGTAATCCACACTGGTGGACAAAAAGTATTAAGTGATTACGTGACACTTGCTCACGTACGCAATGAAGATGAAGAAACCCGCATCACAGTTGAAGAAAACTTTAACCCACAAGAAATTCGCCTAACTGGCAATGTAACAGGCAGTGCACCATTCCACGGAACACTGGTTCACAAGGGCTGGAAGGCAACATCAATGAACCTGCCTAAACTGGCTGATAATTACGATGCATCTGTGATCGCACCAGCTGAGGTTGAGTTGTAA
- a CDS encoding 3'-5' exonuclease — MNHNRIVCFDLEMCCWNENGVGRTGEIIEVGLAEIDLSKGEIVKRAQYYVKPEHDEVSLFCAELTGITPRKIEKQGRPLEEVLKSMVKNFGGRNKIYASWGRDDTILLEECKQKGIEAPFNEFINLATLYRIQNRLKDKRIGHRAAQEAKGIDWEGRQHSGYVDAYNLAKLALVML, encoded by the coding sequence ATGAACCATAACCGTATCGTCTGCTTCGATTTAGAAATGTGTTGCTGGAACGAAAATGGCGTCGGCCGTACTGGCGAGATCATCGAAGTCGGGTTGGCTGAAATAGATTTGTCTAAAGGTGAGATCGTTAAACGTGCTCAATACTACGTTAAGCCTGAGCATGATGAAGTCTCACTGTTTTGTGCCGAGTTAACGGGGATTACACCGCGTAAAATTGAAAAACAAGGTCGACCACTTGAAGAAGTGTTGAAGTCTATGGTTAAGAACTTCGGCGGGCGCAACAAAATTTACGCTTCTTGGGGACGAGATGACACGATTTTACTTGAAGAGTGTAAACAAAAAGGAATTGAAGCGCCCTTTAACGAGTTTATTAACCTGGCAACGCTTTATCGTATTCAAAACCGGCTTAAAGATAAGCGTATTGGCCACAGAGCCGCGCAAGAAGCGAAAGGGATTGACTGGGAAGGCCGTCAACACTCTGGTTACGTTGATGCTTATAATTTAGCCAAACTTGCCCTGGTTATGCTGTAA
- a CDS encoding TerB family tellurite resistance protein, whose protein sequence is MFNSLTSLFKQLLDGEDLAQTHTVSPNMAIACLLCEVSGADHQVDEKEQETKHSLLMKLLELSSEEATHLLEQAAQKTKDATSLYDFTSQLRELTQETRYDLIKSMWEVAYADGEIDPLEDAVIRKTAELLYVDHHDFIRAKLQSQ, encoded by the coding sequence ATGTTCAATTCTCTCACATCTCTATTTAAACAGCTTCTCGATGGCGAGGATCTGGCACAGACTCATACCGTGTCTCCCAACATGGCGATTGCATGCTTACTTTGTGAAGTGTCTGGCGCTGACCATCAAGTGGATGAAAAAGAGCAAGAGACGAAACACTCTCTACTCATGAAGTTACTTGAATTGAGCTCAGAAGAAGCCACACATTTACTGGAACAAGCCGCACAAAAAACAAAGGATGCGACTTCTTTGTATGATTTCACTTCCCAGTTACGGGAGTTAACGCAGGAAACGCGCTACGACTTGATAAAAAGTATGTGGGAGGTGGCCTACGCCGATGGTGAGATAGATCCTTTAGAAGACGCTGTGATTCGTAAAACTGCAGAACTGCTGTATGTCGACCACCACGATTTCATCAGAGCGAAGCTTCAATCTCAGTAA